From Streptomyces qinzhouensis, one genomic window encodes:
- a CDS encoding OB-fold domain-containing protein has protein sequence MSPPEGDLYERLKGYEGRVAVAGGAGKDPVNPPMIRHWCEAMGDTNPAYQGPGAVAPPTMLQAWTLGGLSGHGPADSGEEADSGQRVDSKQDGRDGPDGQDGRDGPDGGRSAAWQQLLGLLDGAGYTSVVATDCEQEYRRPLRPGDRITFDTVIESVSERKRTKLGTGHFITTRMDVRVAGGEPVGTHRFRILKYAPGNRRPRDGSPRDGSPRDGSPGVGSPGVGSPGDGIPGVGSPRVGGSEASTAGTSGERGARRPRPVVNRDNAGFWDGVAERRLLIQRCTACGRLRFPWLPGCNDCGSDAWDTVEAGGTGSVYSYVVMHHPPFPAFDPPYAVGLIELAEGVRIVAGVTGVPPDEVRIGMPVELEFTSFEEDLTLPVFRVVTAPGMKGNSENTRESRTGDEFPPLEIPITRTLIVSGAVASRDFQDVHHDAESARRKGSPDIFMNILTTNGLVGRYVTDCLGERAELRKVAIRLGVPNYPGDTMVLRGTVVSVTDATPEPPVTRPGLPGPGQEPGPVAVKCRTAQVRIVGTNTLGHHVTGLVTVALPTTETAADKGAEAGGGAGAGAGAGRLVPGVGGGGGR, from the coding sequence ATGAGTCCCCCGGAAGGGGATCTGTACGAGCGGCTGAAGGGGTACGAGGGCCGGGTGGCCGTTGCGGGCGGCGCGGGCAAGGACCCCGTCAACCCGCCGATGATCAGACACTGGTGCGAGGCGATGGGGGATACGAACCCCGCCTATCAGGGGCCGGGTGCCGTCGCGCCTCCGACGATGCTCCAGGCATGGACGCTGGGAGGGCTCTCAGGACACGGGCCCGCCGACTCCGGGGAGGAAGCGGACTCCGGGCAGAGGGTTGACTCCAAGCAGGACGGGCGCGACGGGCCGGATGGTCAGGATGGGCGCGACGGGCCGGACGGTGGGCGTTCGGCCGCATGGCAGCAACTGCTCGGACTGCTCGACGGCGCGGGGTACACCTCGGTGGTCGCGACCGACTGTGAGCAGGAGTACCGGCGCCCGCTCCGGCCGGGGGACCGGATCACCTTCGACACGGTCATCGAGTCCGTCTCGGAGCGGAAGCGCACCAAGCTGGGCACGGGCCATTTCATCACCACCCGTATGGACGTTCGGGTGGCGGGCGGGGAGCCAGTCGGGACCCATCGGTTCCGCATTCTGAAGTACGCGCCCGGCAACCGGCGCCCGCGGGACGGGAGTCCGCGGGACGGGAGTCCGCGGGACGGGAGTCCGGGGGTCGGGAGTCCGGGGGTCGGGAGTCCGGGGGACGGGATCCCGGGGGTCGGGAGCCCGCGGGTCGGTGGTTCGGAGGCGTCCACGGCCGGGACATCCGGTGAGCGCGGCGCGCGGCGGCCCCGGCCCGTGGTCAACCGGGACAACGCGGGGTTCTGGGACGGGGTCGCCGAGCGGCGGCTGCTCATCCAGCGGTGCACCGCCTGCGGACGGCTCCGCTTCCCCTGGCTCCCCGGATGCAACGACTGCGGCTCGGACGCCTGGGACACCGTCGAGGCCGGTGGTACGGGCTCCGTGTACTCGTACGTGGTGATGCACCATCCGCCCTTCCCTGCCTTCGACCCGCCCTACGCGGTGGGGCTGATCGAACTGGCGGAGGGCGTCAGGATCGTCGCGGGAGTGACCGGGGTGCCGCCCGATGAGGTGCGGATCGGCATGCCCGTCGAGCTGGAGTTCACCTCCTTCGAGGAGGACCTGACGCTTCCGGTCTTCCGCGTGGTGACGGCTCCCGGAATGAAGGGGAACAGCGAGAACACCCGGGAGTCGCGGACGGGGGACGAGTTCCCTCCGCTGGAGATCCCGATCACGCGCACACTGATCGTCTCGGGGGCCGTCGCCTCCCGGGACTTCCAGGACGTGCACCACGACGCGGAGTCGGCTCGCCGAAAGGGATCCCCCGACATCTTCATGAACATCCTGACGACGAACGGGCTGGTCGGCAGATATGTCACCGACTGTCTGGGGGAGCGGGCCGAGCTGCGCAAGGTCGCCATCCGGCTGGGTGTGCCCAACTATCCCGGCGACACGATGGTGCTGAGGGGCACGGTGGTCTCGGTCACCGACGCGACACCGGAACCGCCGGTGACCCGGCCGGGGCTGCCGGGGCCGGGGCAGGAACCGGGGCCGGTCGCTGTGAAGTGCCGGACGGCCCAGGTGAGGATCGTCGGGACCAACACCCTCGGCCACCATGTCACGGGCCTGGTCACGGTCGCGCTGCCCACCACGGAGACCGCCGCCGACAAAGGCGCGGAAGCCGGGGGCGGGGCCGGGGCCGGGGCCGGGGCCGGTCGGCTGGTTCCTGGCGTAGGTGGCGGTGGAGGCCGGTGA
- a CDS encoding bifunctional DNA primase/polymerase — MAVTDQQTSALALAHALSAAERGFPVIPLSPSKLPALPSPHRQDGGSTAPDGAARCRGACGLPGHGVLDATTDPAAVRALFAAAPWATGYGIACGRAPHHLIGVDLDVSTPATTDDGPFPTPPASFSALQDLALRHLFTIPETVTVITPSGGRHLWLTGPPDITVPNSASRLAPGIDVRGYGGYLVGPGSVTAQGAYRLASGTAGNTPAPCPRALLLLIAPPARPHHPAATRVRPSQGQGLVHFVLAAHKGQRNTRLFWAACRAYENGIGDTLADALTRAAVHAGLPEREARATIASARRLTSDRR; from the coding sequence ATGGCCGTGACCGATCAACAGACCTCCGCCCTGGCCCTCGCCCATGCCCTGTCCGCCGCGGAGCGGGGATTCCCGGTGATCCCGCTGTCCCCGTCCAAACTCCCCGCCCTGCCCTCACCCCACCGACAGGACGGCGGAAGCACCGCGCCGGACGGGGCGGCCCGCTGTCGGGGCGCATGCGGCCTCCCGGGACACGGGGTCCTCGACGCCACCACCGACCCCGCGGCCGTACGCGCCCTGTTCGCGGCCGCACCCTGGGCAACGGGCTACGGCATCGCCTGCGGCCGGGCACCGCACCATCTGATCGGTGTCGATCTCGATGTCTCCACCCCCGCGACCACGGACGACGGACCGTTCCCGACCCCACCGGCCTCGTTCTCCGCGCTCCAGGATCTGGCGCTACGGCACCTCTTCACGATCCCGGAAACGGTCACCGTCATCACCCCGAGCGGCGGCCGCCACCTCTGGCTGACCGGCCCGCCCGACATCACCGTCCCGAACTCCGCGAGCCGGCTCGCCCCGGGAATCGACGTCCGGGGGTACGGGGGATATCTCGTCGGACCGGGTTCGGTCACCGCCCAGGGGGCGTACCGCCTGGCATCCGGTACGGCCGGGAACACACCCGCGCCCTGCCCACGCGCCCTTCTGCTACTGATCGCGCCGCCCGCGCGCCCTCACCACCCTGCCGCCACCCGCGTGCGCCCCTCCCAGGGACAGGGCCTGGTCCACTTCGTCCTCGCCGCCCACAAGGGCCAGCGCAACACCCGGCTGTTCTGGGCCGCCTGCCGGGCCTACGAGAACGGCATCGGGGACACCCTGGCCGACGCCCTCACCCGGGCCGCCGTCCACGCCGGCCTCCCCGAGCGCGAGGCCCGCGCCACGATCGCCTCGGCCCGCCGGCTGACCTCGGACCGCCGCTGA
- a CDS encoding S1C family serine protease has protein sequence MSTEYEGTEGPAQQSATPATPPVPPVPPVAPDGPPPGPVAGPPPVAPPGPEVSAPVPPAAAPAPEAGPPAPASGLQTPGPTAPPVAPPAPQHGADWAVPPAAPPALPPYGGPEGPVWGAPVPPGAAAPKRRKRFSSLAVAVLVAALVAGGVGGAAGYWAASDRDEDSSSTTITSTEIPKDLKREPGSVASVAAKALPSVVTIEAKSGREGGADLPGGGSGGGTGTGFVYDQQGHILTNNHVVASAAEGGTVAVTFSDGRKYDAEVIGRAQGYDVAVLKLKNAPSGLTPLPLGDSGKVAVGDSTIAIGAPFGLSNTVTTGIISAKNRPVASGGEASSKSNSYMSALQTDASINPGNSGGPLLDARGAVIGINSAIQSTGNALGQAGSIGLGFAIPINQAKNVAEQLIKTGKPVYPVIGATVDVSEAAGGARIPLKGNGDTPAVPPTGPAAKAGLKAGDVITEFNGKPIDSGPTLISEIWNHKPGDKITLTYERDGKKSKANLVLGSRTGDS, from the coding sequence GTGAGCACCGAGTACGAGGGCACCGAGGGCCCGGCGCAGCAGTCGGCGACCCCGGCGACCCCACCCGTACCCCCCGTGCCGCCGGTTGCTCCCGACGGGCCGCCGCCGGGGCCCGTCGCGGGCCCGCCGCCCGTGGCGCCTCCCGGGCCCGAGGTCTCCGCGCCCGTACCGCCTGCTGCGGCCCCGGCCCCGGAGGCGGGCCCGCCGGCCCCGGCCTCCGGTCTTCAGACGCCCGGGCCGACGGCTCCCCCGGTCGCTCCCCCGGCCCCTCAGCACGGTGCGGACTGGGCGGTTCCGCCGGCCGCGCCGCCCGCTCTTCCTCCGTACGGCGGCCCCGAAGGCCCGGTCTGGGGCGCCCCGGTCCCGCCCGGTGCAGCCGCGCCCAAGCGGCGCAAGCGCTTCAGCTCCCTGGCCGTCGCGGTCCTGGTCGCCGCGCTCGTCGCGGGCGGCGTCGGCGGTGCCGCGGGCTACTGGGCCGCGTCCGACCGCGACGAGGACAGCTCCTCGACGACGATCACGTCCACGGAGATCCCCAAGGACCTCAAGCGCGAGCCGGGCAGTGTCGCGTCGGTCGCCGCGAAGGCGCTGCCGAGCGTGGTGACCATCGAAGCGAAGTCGGGCCGCGAGGGCGGCGCCGATCTCCCCGGCGGCGGCTCCGGCGGCGGTACGGGCACGGGCTTCGTCTACGACCAGCAGGGCCACATCCTGACCAACAACCATGTGGTGGCCTCCGCGGCGGAAGGCGGCACCGTCGCGGTGACGTTCTCCGACGGCCGTAAGTACGACGCCGAGGTCATCGGCCGGGCCCAGGGCTACGACGTCGCGGTGCTCAAGCTCAAGAACGCGCCCTCCGGTCTGACCCCGCTGCCCCTCGGCGACTCCGGGAAGGTCGCGGTCGGCGACTCGACGATCGCGATCGGCGCCCCCTTCGGCCTGTCCAACACGGTCACGACCGGCATCATCAGCGCCAAGAACCGGCCGGTCGCGTCCGGCGGTGAGGCCAGCAGCAAGAGCAATTCCTACATGAGCGCCCTCCAGACCGACGCCTCCATCAACCCGGGCAACTCCGGCGGGCCCCTCCTCGACGCCCGCGGTGCCGTGATCGGCATCAACTCCGCCATCCAGTCCACCGGCAACGCCCTCGGCCAGGCCGGGTCCATCGGCCTCGGCTTCGCCATCCCGATCAACCAGGCGAAGAACGTCGCCGAGCAGTTGATCAAGACCGGCAAGCCGGTCTACCCGGTCATCGGAGCCACTGTCGATGTTTCCGAGGCCGCCGGCGGCGCCCGGATCCCGCTCAAGGGCAACGGCGACACTCCGGCGGTTCCCCCGACCGGCCCGGCGGCCAAGGCAGGTCTCAAGGCGGGTGACGTCATCACCGAGTTCAACGGCAAGCCGATCGACAGCGGCCCGACCCTGATCAGCGAGATCTGGAACCACAAGCCCGGCGACAAGATCACGCTCACCTACGAGCGCGACGGCAAGAAGTCCAAGGCCAACCTCGTTCTCGGCTCCCGCACGGGTGACAGCTGA